One genomic window of Paenibacillus xylanilyticus includes the following:
- a CDS encoding GNAT family N-acetyltransferase: MIIREASITDYPQLRQIYLDSRRESFHWANANEMRLDDFDRDTSEEQILLAEENDEVLGFASLYVPDRFIHNLFVHPSAAGKGVGKQLLQQSVAELGTPVTLKCVSDNYKALTFYKKQGWKAVVEEGEPGAKYWVLQYKE; the protein is encoded by the coding sequence ATGATCATTAGAGAAGCCAGTATTACAGACTATCCGCAATTGAGACAAATTTATTTGGATTCCCGGCGGGAGAGCTTTCACTGGGCTAATGCCAATGAGATGAGACTTGACGATTTTGACCGGGATACCTCGGAAGAACAGATTCTTTTGGCAGAGGAAAACGATGAAGTACTTGGTTTTGCGTCACTCTATGTACCTGACCGCTTTATTCATAATTTGTTTGTGCACCCGAGTGCTGCCGGCAAAGGGGTGGGAAAGCAGTTACTCCAGCAATCTGTGGCCGAATTGGGAACACCAGTTACATTAAAATGTGTCTCTGATAATTATAAAGCACTCACATTTTATAAAAAGCAAGGCTGGAAGGCTGTCGTAGAAGAAGGCGAGCCTGGAGCGAAATATTGGGTTCTTCAATATAAGGAATGA
- a CDS encoding GntR family transcriptional regulator — translation MKKLALYKQIREDIIQKIKSGRLRPTDRIPSEQELMDEFRVSKITVKNALTLLADEGFIIRVQGKGSFVSSSLAVSSINSPPSSPSAPSMPLIGFIIPTMRTRVIQKLVDYTEHFLQEAGLSMVLSITRESSSIESNVIHTLTELGVKGLIVFPTEDEKYNESLLRLSLDKFPCVFIDRYLRNIETYTITSDNYGGAYKAVSHLLSKRHQQIALISPENANTAIEDRTLGFEQAYTNQGISIDKSLWCHIPLDILRSEQALDYVIDFMQDHSGISAVFSLTEETARLTSAAISHLNVRSTIELLSFDNPHLSGVAYVQQDEQEMARIAVKLLREQMEYIYSPKNAVIPVQLIFP, via the coding sequence TTGAAAAAGCTGGCGCTCTACAAACAAATTCGAGAAGATATTATTCAAAAAATTAAATCAGGGCGGCTTCGGCCAACGGACCGCATTCCTTCTGAGCAAGAACTAATGGACGAATTCAGAGTAAGTAAAATAACCGTCAAGAACGCGCTAACCTTACTAGCTGACGAAGGATTTATTATACGCGTACAAGGCAAAGGCTCATTCGTCTCTTCTAGTCTTGCTGTTTCTAGCATCAATTCTCCACCTTCCTCACCCAGCGCGCCCTCCATGCCGCTCATCGGCTTCATCATTCCGACGATGAGAACCCGTGTCATTCAGAAGCTCGTTGACTACACGGAACACTTCCTGCAAGAAGCCGGCCTCAGCATGGTACTAAGCATCACGCGCGAGTCCTCCTCTATCGAGTCAAACGTCATTCATACACTAACGGAGCTCGGTGTGAAGGGGCTGATCGTTTTTCCAACCGAAGATGAGAAGTACAACGAATCATTACTCCGTCTGTCGCTCGATAAATTCCCGTGCGTGTTCATCGACCGATATCTGCGCAACATTGAGACCTACACCATTACATCCGACAATTACGGCGGTGCATACAAGGCGGTCTCCCATTTGCTATCCAAGAGACATCAGCAGATTGCGCTCATCTCACCTGAAAATGCCAATACAGCCATAGAGGATCGCACGCTCGGCTTCGAGCAGGCGTACACAAATCAAGGCATCTCGATTGACAAGAGCTTGTGGTGTCACATCCCTCTCGACATTCTACGCAGCGAGCAAGCATTAGACTATGTAATTGACTTCATGCAGGACCACAGTGGAATTTCGGCAGTCTTCTCCTTGACTGAAGAAACAGCACGCCTTACATCGGCGGCTATCAGTCATCTAAACGTTCGCTCAACTATCGAACTACTATCATTTGATAATCCACATCTTTCAGGCGTAGCTTATGTACAGCAGGATGAACAGGAAATGGCACGAATAGCCGTAAAGCTGTTACGTGAACAAATGGAATATATTTATTCTCCTAAGAACGCCGTCATCCCTGTTCAACTCATCTTCCCTTGA
- a CDS encoding helix-turn-helix domain-containing protein, whose protein sequence is MTLKRGLIILDLLREKHSLSMSQIMEELSLNKTTVYKLLFTLEKMQYIKKVEKYYYLNPSIFFDDRIHIIRDIQWSSLNTPYRLAEVSGEKVFVGYLKTKSL, encoded by the coding sequence ATGACGTTAAAAAGAGGACTGATTATTCTTGATTTATTGCGTGAAAAGCATTCTCTTTCAATGAGTCAGATAATGGAAGAATTATCTTTGAATAAGACAACCGTCTATAAACTGTTATTTACTTTGGAAAAAATGCAATACATCAAAAAAGTCGAAAAATACTATTATTTGAACCCCAGTATTTTCTTTGACGATCGTATACATATAATCCGTGATATTCAGTGGTCGTCCCTTAATACACCTTATCGATTGGCTGAAGTGAGCGGAGAAAAAGTATTCGTGGGATACTTGAAAACGAAGAGCTTGTAA
- a CDS encoding carbohydrate ABC transporter permease yields MIKKFVYSQKVAPYVFVLPFILTFLIFWFYPLLNSFVMSFQDKMLGQDPKWIGEANYSKLLTDKVFLTAIKNSVVYMLGTLVLLIPFPMLFAVMINSKLMMGREFFKSSFFLPALTSVAVAGTIFRLTFGEMEGSLMNSFLGLFGVEPIKFLKDGEWSMAALLILACWRWTGVNMLYYLSGLKSIDNEYYEAASIDGASAWQKFRTITMPLLKPTTVYVTTISVYAGLAMFTESLMMFNGNNSPKNIGLTIVGYLYRQGIEKNKLGYAAAVGIILLIIAMIINLTQLKFSGMFKKEED; encoded by the coding sequence ATGATAAAGAAATTTGTATACTCTCAAAAAGTCGCGCCTTATGTTTTTGTATTGCCATTTATACTTACATTTCTGATCTTCTGGTTTTATCCGCTTCTAAATTCATTCGTCATGAGCTTTCAAGATAAGATGTTGGGACAGGATCCTAAATGGATTGGTGAAGCGAATTATTCGAAATTGCTTACAGATAAAGTGTTTTTGACGGCTATTAAAAATAGCGTTGTGTACATGTTAGGAACCTTAGTGCTGTTAATTCCCTTTCCCATGTTATTCGCCGTGATGATCAACAGTAAGTTAATGATGGGAAGAGAGTTTTTTAAATCGTCGTTCTTTCTCCCTGCATTGACATCTGTCGCAGTTGCGGGTACCATTTTCCGCCTTACATTCGGTGAAATGGAAGGTTCATTAATGAACAGTTTCCTGGGTCTATTTGGTGTAGAGCCTATTAAATTCTTGAAAGACGGAGAATGGAGTATGGCAGCACTGTTAATCCTCGCATGTTGGAGATGGACAGGTGTTAATATGCTTTACTATCTATCCGGTTTGAAAAGCATTGACAATGAATATTATGAGGCCGCTTCAATTGATGGAGCATCTGCCTGGCAGAAGTTTAGAACGATCACAATGCCATTATTGAAGCCGACCACGGTATATGTTACGACCATTAGTGTTTATGCAGGTTTAGCTATGTTTACCGAGAGCCTGATGATGTTTAACGGTAACAATTCACCTAAAAATATTGGCTTAACCATTGTCGGATATCTATATAGACAGGGGATTGAGAAAAATAAGCTGGGTTACGCAGCTGCAGTTGGTATCATTCTGTTAATCATTGCTATGATTATTAATTTAACGCAGTTGAAATTTAGTGGAATGTTCAAAAAGGAGGAGGATTAA
- a CDS encoding aldo/keto reductase, protein MIYQKLRGTDLKVSEIGLGTNAVGGHNLFTDLNEVDGIEMVDAALQLGITFIDTADIYGKGRSEELIGEVLTRYNREDVVVATKGGRRWFADGSVVVDNTPQYLRSALESSLHRLKTDYVDLYYLHFPDNKTPLAEAIGELAKLKQEGKIKAIGISNVSLEQLKEANVHGDISVLQSPYHLLDRSAEQKLLPYTRGNNISFIPYGPLAYGLLGGKYTDDFKLAEGDWRRGQPLFEKEAFKKSLKIVSSLKELAEEKETTLTNLSLAWLLSQEGIDAVIPGGKRKDQVVLNSRTSDVTFTQKDLDMIEGIIKS, encoded by the coding sequence ATGATATATCAAAAGTTGCGTGGTACTGACCTGAAGGTATCTGAAATTGGACTCGGGACAAATGCAGTCGGGGGGCACAACTTATTCACTGACTTGAATGAAGTTGATGGCATCGAGATGGTTGATGCAGCATTACAGCTAGGCATTACATTCATAGATACAGCAGATATTTACGGAAAAGGCCGCTCGGAAGAACTTATTGGAGAAGTGCTCACAAGATATAACAGAGAGGATGTTGTAGTTGCGACAAAGGGCGGAAGACGTTGGTTTGCAGATGGATCTGTTGTTGTAGATAATACACCTCAATATCTGCGTAGTGCACTAGAAAGCAGTTTGCATCGATTGAAGACCGACTACGTGGACTTGTACTACCTTCATTTTCCTGATAATAAAACACCGTTGGCAGAAGCAATTGGTGAACTCGCGAAACTCAAGCAGGAAGGAAAAATCAAGGCCATCGGAATTTCCAACGTATCGTTGGAGCAACTTAAAGAGGCAAATGTACATGGGGATATATCCGTACTGCAGTCGCCATACCATCTGCTCGATCGCTCCGCTGAGCAAAAATTACTACCTTACACTAGAGGAAATAATATTTCCTTTATTCCGTACGGTCCACTTGCCTATGGTTTACTTGGGGGCAAATACACGGACGATTTCAAATTAGCAGAAGGAGATTGGAGACGAGGCCAGCCGTTGTTCGAGAAGGAAGCATTTAAAAAGAGCCTAAAAATCGTGAGCAGCCTGAAGGAACTTGCGGAAGAGAAAGAAACAACGTTGACGAATTTGTCGCTTGCTTGGCTGCTTTCCCAGGAAGGAATTGATGCCGTGATTCCAGGAGGAAAGCGGAAAGATCAAGTGGTTCTAAATAGCCGAACCAGCGATGTAACGTTCACACAAAAAGATCTTGATATGATTGAAGGCATTATTAAAAGTTAA
- a CDS encoding carbohydrate ABC transporter permease — protein MGKSQTRDNFISRIVIICFFVLLFVIIMIPFYAVALSSFKPGESLIRYGLNLSLDFSIMSFDNFIYLFTGEHDYFVWFWNSMTLTIVQVILTLFVSAFVGYGFAAYDFKGKNFLFICVLLIMMVPFEILLVPLYSLINDLKMVNSYSAIILPGIANAATIFFFRQYLRSIPKEIIQSGRVDGANEYAIYFRLIMPIMKPSFAAMAILNGMNSWNNLLWPFMVLGDQSKFTLPIGLKTLLTPYGNNYDLLIVGSFFSIIPIFILFIAFQKYFIDGMTAGAVKG, from the coding sequence GTGGGCAAAAGTCAGACGAGGGATAATTTCATTTCCAGAATAGTTATTATTTGTTTCTTCGTTCTACTATTCGTTATAATTATGATCCCATTCTATGCAGTGGCCCTATCTTCCTTCAAACCAGGTGAATCATTAATTAGATATGGTCTTAACCTAAGTTTGGATTTTAGTATTATGAGTTTTGACAATTTCATCTATCTGTTTACTGGAGAACATGATTATTTTGTTTGGTTTTGGAACAGTATGACTTTAACAATCGTTCAAGTGATTTTAACACTTTTTGTAAGCGCATTTGTTGGATACGGTTTTGCAGCCTATGATTTTAAAGGTAAGAACTTCCTCTTTATATGTGTTTTGCTCATTATGATGGTGCCTTTCGAAATACTGCTGGTTCCTTTGTACAGCCTAATTAATGATTTGAAAATGGTGAATAGCTATTCAGCAATCATTCTGCCGGGTATAGCCAATGCCGCGACAATATTTTTCTTTAGGCAATATCTAAGAAGCATACCCAAAGAGATTATTCAATCTGGGCGGGTCGATGGCGCAAATGAGTATGCGATTTATTTCAGACTAATTATGCCGATTATGAAGCCATCCTTTGCGGCAATGGCCATTTTGAATGGGATGAATAGCTGGAATAATCTGTTGTGGCCATTCATGGTGCTCGGAGATCAGAGTAAATTCACACTTCCAATCGGCTTGAAAACGCTGTTAACTCCTTATGGCAATAACTATGACCTCTTGATCGTGGGCTCCTTTTTCTCCATCATTCCAATTTTCATCCTGTTTATTGCTTTCCAGAAATATTTCATAGACGGTATGACTGCAGGTGCTGTTAAAGGGTAG
- a CDS encoding aldo/keto reductase, producing MNDTFTVLRNGVKMPWMGLGVWTAEREDATEPVKYALQNGYLSIDTATAYRNENQVGQAIIESGVNRENIFVTTKVANGDQGYKSTLTAFNKSLEALKLDYLDLYLIHWPVEGKSHETWKALEELYIQKKVRAIGVSNFEIADLEQLKSVATIQPMVNQVEFHPHLTRNELSTYCKQHQIQMEAWSPLMKGLLNDHPTLLEIAGRHHKSVAQVILRWDIQSGFVTIPKSFNKIRMMENHNIFDFTLSDEEVTRIASLNKSEKLPTPDMSKFRDA from the coding sequence ATGAATGATACTTTTACCGTCTTGCGAAATGGTGTGAAAATGCCTTGGATGGGTCTTGGTGTTTGGACAGCGGAGCGTGAAGATGCAACAGAGCCTGTAAAATATGCATTGCAAAATGGATACCTGAGCATCGATACTGCGACCGCTTATCGCAATGAAAATCAAGTTGGACAGGCCATTATTGAGTCTGGTGTGAATCGTGAAAATATTTTCGTTACTACAAAGGTGGCTAATGGGGATCAGGGGTACAAGTCTACCCTTACAGCGTTTAACAAAAGCCTCGAAGCGCTAAAACTGGATTATCTGGATTTGTATTTGATACACTGGCCCGTGGAAGGGAAATCACACGAAACATGGAAGGCGTTAGAAGAGCTATACATCCAAAAGAAGGTTCGTGCAATCGGAGTTAGCAATTTCGAAATCGCCGACCTGGAACAGCTAAAGTCAGTTGCTACCATTCAACCTATGGTTAATCAGGTCGAGTTTCACCCTCACCTAACACGTAATGAACTGAGTACGTATTGCAAACAGCATCAGATTCAAATGGAAGCTTGGTCGCCGCTGATGAAGGGACTACTAAATGACCACCCGACACTGCTTGAAATTGCAGGAAGGCACCATAAATCTGTCGCTCAAGTCATTCTTCGATGGGACATTCAAAGCGGGTTTGTGACCATCCCTAAATCGTTTAATAAAATCAGAATGATGGAAAACCATAACATTTTTGATTTTACGCTCTCGGATGAAGAAGTCACACGAATTGCCTCGCTTAATAAGAGCGAAAAATTGCCAACGCCTGATATGAGCAAGTTCCGAGATGCCTAA
- a CDS encoding IclR family transcriptional regulator, with translation MNAIGSRSPIYTSAIGKAVFANLPSDLQAEILKKLSLSNITRKTFNDKDLFKHHLEVIKEQGFAVDDEETNVGKRCVAAPVYINGRVIGSLAIHGDTESIRRRSIRSLSNMVKRYSRQLSLELEHLKSR, from the coding sequence TTGAACGCCATTGGTAGTCGATCCCCTATTTATACAAGTGCAATTGGAAAAGCTGTATTTGCTAATTTACCGTCTGATCTTCAAGCTGAGATCCTGAAGAAGCTTTCGTTAAGCAACATTACCAGAAAGACTTTTAATGATAAGGATTTATTTAAACATCATTTAGAGGTAATCAAAGAACAAGGATTTGCCGTCGATGATGAAGAGACGAATGTTGGAAAACGGTGTGTGGCTGCTCCTGTCTACATAAATGGTCGTGTTATCGGTTCACTAGCTATTCATGGGGATACGGAGAGTATAAGAAGAAGATCAATACGTTCATTATCCAACATGGTCAAGCGTTACAGCAGACAGCTATCCTTGGAGCTGGAACATTTAAAGTCGCGTTAG
- a CDS encoding CotH kinase family protein: MKLNKWTKLAWVAILCSSVLTACSSDSQGTANETSTENQSTSDGTAQTTAYADQFDKTQIMSISIDAEEDAWQEMLDNPMDETYISADITINGTTIKNVGIRPKGNSSLSQVAQDDTTDRYSFKIKFDEYVKDQTWEGLDKLVVNNMIQDSSYMKEYLSYDIMSYIGVDAPLFSFANISVNGDTWGLYLAVEDIDGSFKTRAKNDEGEIYKPNNDDNGMGMPAGNPPTQGDTTADGDQQTARAPMEGMEPPYGTGFPDMYRMQGEYGENGWPQGGMGGNGGFGGMNGGGSGVSLEYTDDEISSYSAIFDNAKTKTTEEDEQRVIEALKNLSTGTELEKYVDVDAVLKYFAAHTVVVNLDSYTSNMGHNYYLYENDGKISMLPWDYNLAFGGFMSGSASDVVNLAIDTPVSGVTMEERPILSKLLEVSEYKEKYHEYLQEIVDGYFADGKFEEKVQSLNDLIAESVKADPTAFVTYDEYEEAVAELSKLGKLRAESIQGQLDGDIPATTDEQQASPDSLVDASSIDLSKLGDSMGGKGMGGGGRGFGGGQRKDQTEQSTDSSTSTSTSNNSNNSNNSTSTESK; encoded by the coding sequence ATGAAACTAAACAAATGGACCAAGCTGGCCTGGGTGGCGATATTATGTTCTTCAGTATTAACAGCTTGCAGTTCGGACAGCCAAGGAACTGCGAACGAAACGAGTACAGAGAATCAAAGCACATCTGACGGAACGGCGCAAACAACAGCATATGCAGATCAGTTTGATAAAACACAGATCATGTCCATCTCCATTGACGCAGAAGAAGATGCATGGCAAGAAATGCTTGATAACCCAATGGATGAAACGTACATTTCCGCTGATATCACGATTAATGGAACAACGATCAAAAACGTCGGCATTCGTCCAAAAGGTAACTCCAGCCTAAGTCAAGTGGCGCAAGACGATACGACAGACCGTTATAGCTTCAAAATTAAATTTGATGAATATGTCAAAGATCAAACGTGGGAGGGGCTTGATAAACTCGTCGTTAATAACATGATCCAGGACAGTAGTTATATGAAGGAATACCTAAGTTACGACATCATGAGCTATATTGGTGTGGATGCCCCTTTGTTCTCTTTTGCAAACATTAGCGTTAATGGGGACACCTGGGGACTTTATCTGGCTGTTGAAGATATCGATGGCTCATTTAAAACCCGTGCCAAAAATGATGAAGGTGAAATATACAAGCCGAACAATGATGACAATGGTATGGGGATGCCGGCAGGCAATCCTCCAACTCAAGGAGATACAACTGCCGACGGAGATCAACAGACTGCCCGAGCTCCGATGGAAGGCATGGAACCTCCATATGGCACTGGGTTCCCGGATATGTATAGGATGCAAGGTGAATATGGTGAGAATGGTTGGCCGCAGGGAGGCATGGGTGGAAACGGTGGCTTTGGCGGCATGAACGGCGGAGGCAGCGGCGTTTCACTAGAATATACGGATGATGAAATCTCCAGTTATTCCGCAATCTTCGACAATGCCAAAACGAAGACAACGGAGGAAGATGAACAACGTGTAATCGAAGCTCTCAAAAACTTGAGCACAGGCACCGAATTGGAGAAATATGTGGATGTGGATGCCGTGCTGAAATATTTTGCGGCGCATACAGTCGTAGTGAATCTGGACAGCTATACGTCCAACATGGGACATAACTATTATTTGTATGAAAATGACGGAAAAATTAGTATGTTACCATGGGACTACAACTTAGCATTCGGTGGCTTTATGTCGGGTAGCGCATCCGATGTCGTGAATCTGGCGATCGACACGCCGGTATCCGGTGTCACCATGGAGGAACGGCCTATCTTGAGCAAATTGCTTGAGGTGTCAGAGTACAAAGAGAAGTATCATGAATACCTGCAAGAGATTGTGGATGGTTACTTTGCGGATGGAAAATTTGAGGAGAAGGTGCAAAGCCTGAACGACTTGATCGCAGAATCGGTGAAGGCAGATCCTACGGCATTCGTAACGTATGATGAGTACGAGGAGGCTGTAGCCGAGTTGTCCAAACTGGGTAAACTGCGTGCAGAAAGTATACAAGGACAGCTGGACGGAGATATCCCTGCCACGACGGATGAACAGCAGGCTAGTCCAGATTCCCTAGTTGATGCTTCATCCATCGACCTGTCCAAATTGGGCGATAGCATGGGTGGTAAAGGCATGGGAGGCGGAGGACGAGGATTTGGTGGAGGTCAGCGAAAAGATCAAACCGAACAGTCCACTGACTCCAGCACAAGCACGAGTACCAGCAACAACAGTAACAACAGTAACAACAGCACTAGTACGGAATCTAAATAA
- a CDS encoding zinc-binding dehydrogenase encodes MIRAIFVNPHNKNPFTIQEVETPQAQPWETIVEVKAFSLNRGEVVDAIQRQETSRPGWDFSGVVRQEALNGDGPKKGSRVVGLLLTGAWAEQIAVPALTLAEIPDEITFEQAAVLPVAGLSALYALRKGGLLLGKRVLITGSTGGVGAFAHQLGALSGAYTIGVARSESKAEQAKAFGADEVLVGEDVTKAISTNGPYDFIIDSVGGDTLAALFPQLIPQGVCVSLGHSSSDTSSLHMLGLGGRTLYSFFLGEEMNRHAPSQDLAMLTRLVEAGKLQTGIAVQESWEQIDSVARQLINRGFSGKAVLTI; translated from the coding sequence ATGATACGTGCGATTTTTGTCAACCCGCACAACAAAAATCCATTCACTATTCAGGAAGTCGAAACACCGCAAGCACAACCTTGGGAGACCATCGTGGAAGTTAAAGCTTTCTCGCTAAATCGCGGCGAAGTCGTCGATGCAATCCAGCGCCAGGAAACGAGCAGGCCCGGCTGGGATTTCTCCGGTGTTGTACGTCAGGAGGCCTTAAACGGGGACGGTCCGAAGAAAGGAAGCCGTGTAGTCGGTTTATTGCTAACGGGAGCTTGGGCGGAGCAAATCGCGGTACCTGCCCTGACTCTCGCTGAAATTCCAGACGAGATCACCTTCGAACAAGCTGCTGTCTTACCAGTTGCTGGGCTCTCGGCTCTATACGCTTTGCGTAAAGGCGGACTCTTGCTAGGCAAGCGAGTGTTAATCACTGGTTCAACCGGAGGAGTCGGTGCATTCGCTCATCAATTGGGTGCCTTATCCGGAGCTTATACAATCGGCGTTGCACGTTCCGAGTCCAAGGCTGAGCAAGCTAAGGCATTTGGCGCAGATGAAGTCCTTGTTGGGGAAGACGTGACGAAAGCCATCTCTACGAATGGCCCGTATGATTTTATCATCGATTCCGTTGGCGGAGATACACTCGCGGCTCTTTTCCCACAGTTGATCCCACAAGGCGTCTGCGTATCCCTGGGTCATTCTTCTTCAGATACTTCTTCTTTGCACATGCTCGGTTTAGGCGGAAGGACGCTGTATAGCTTTTTTCTCGGTGAAGAAATGAACCGCCATGCCCCTTCGCAAGATCTTGCCATGCTCACTCGGTTGGTTGAAGCAGGGAAATTGCAGACGGGTATCGCGGTCCAAGAATCCTGGGAGCAGATTGATTCCGTAGCACGTCAATTAATCAATCGCGGTTTTTCAGGCAAAGCTGTGCTTACGATCTAA
- a CDS encoding ABC transporter substrate-binding protein: protein MKKRSALISIVTLLIMSLVFTACGNPSDSKTETQQLGTNAGENATELSFWTFVDLHGKHLDKMLGLWNQQNPDKQIKLNVTVMPYDDMHNKLLLAVTSGKGAPDIADIELGQFPKFLEGDNVPLESLNDVFTPYNDVVVPSRVEIYSKADQVYGFDYHVGATLAFYNTEILEQAGVDYKTIKTWEDYKQAGIKVYEKTGKYLGTADTSATWQASLLLAQQNADFTDENGNPKVNSPEMIKAYEMLVDLQKNNVIHTIPGGQPDTEEAKGEYNKGNYASALMPEWYMSRFVNEMKDLKGKYAIAPLPVFEEGNPRSVGLGGTGTVVTKNGKDVQLAKEFVAFAKLSKEATTEIWNTLGFDPINMEVWKDDAVTKNPDNEYVQYFKTNAFDTLNEIKDEIQAIKSVKASPTIGNVFNTVTLNAIFEDGQDVKEALDEAQEAIEQELK from the coding sequence ATGAAAAAACGCAGTGCTTTAATCTCCATCGTTACACTCCTTATTATGTCACTTGTTTTTACAGCATGTGGTAATCCTTCTGATTCAAAAACGGAAACACAGCAATTAGGCACTAATGCCGGTGAGAATGCAACAGAATTATCATTTTGGACATTTGTAGATTTGCACGGCAAGCATTTGGATAAAATGCTGGGGTTATGGAACCAACAGAACCCAGACAAACAGATTAAGTTGAATGTAACAGTTATGCCTTACGATGATATGCACAATAAACTCTTATTGGCAGTTACAAGCGGAAAAGGTGCTCCTGATATCGCGGATATCGAGCTTGGTCAATTCCCTAAATTCTTGGAAGGTGATAACGTTCCACTGGAATCTTTGAATGATGTATTTACACCCTACAATGACGTTGTTGTTCCTTCACGTGTCGAGATATACTCCAAAGCCGATCAGGTTTATGGCTTCGATTATCACGTAGGTGCTACGCTTGCTTTTTACAACACTGAAATTCTCGAGCAAGCAGGTGTTGACTACAAGACAATCAAAACGTGGGAAGATTACAAACAAGCAGGTATCAAGGTTTATGAAAAGACTGGCAAGTACTTAGGTACTGCCGATACATCAGCTACGTGGCAAGCATCGCTGCTGCTAGCTCAGCAAAACGCTGATTTTACAGACGAAAATGGTAATCCAAAAGTGAACTCGCCTGAAATGATTAAAGCGTATGAAATGCTAGTCGATCTGCAGAAGAACAATGTTATTCATACGATCCCTGGAGGACAACCCGACACAGAAGAAGCCAAAGGCGAATACAACAAAGGCAACTACGCAAGCGCATTGATGCCTGAGTGGTACATGTCCCGCTTTGTAAACGAAATGAAGGACCTTAAAGGTAAATATGCCATTGCTCCTTTGCCTGTATTTGAAGAAGGGAATCCTCGTTCTGTTGGCTTAGGTGGTACTGGCACAGTTGTAACTAAGAATGGTAAAGACGTTCAGCTGGCAAAAGAATTTGTAGCCTTTGCTAAGCTTTCGAAAGAAGCTACTACTGAAATCTGGAATACGCTTGGATTCGATCCAATCAACATGGAAGTATGGAAAGATGATGCAGTAACGAAAAACCCTGATAATGAATACGTCCAATACTTTAAAACAAACGCATTTGATACTTTGAATGAAATCAAAGACGAAATTCAAGCGATCAAATCCGTTAAAGCATCACCGACGATCGGCAATGTCTTCAATACGGTTACTTTGAATGCGATCTTTGAAGATGGCCAAGACGTGAAGGAAGCGCTGGATGAAGCACAAGAAGCAATTGAACAAGAATTGAAATAA